The segment GCTCTTGGGGTATAACCCCCTGTTGCCAAACTGCGCCTAAAGACGCTAGCCTGACAGCAAATCTGTTCAGGCTCAGTGTTATTTGTCACTTTCACTTACCAGTTAAACTGGTTTACTTCTTTTTGCTCCGATTACTGCTAAATGGATCTTCGTATTCTTTTACACTCAACTTATCTACCGCTTGATCATGTGCTTCTTGTTCACGAATATACTTTCTTACGGTTGCCTCATTTAAACCCACTGTGCTTACATAGTACCCTTCTGCCCAAAACTTTCGATTTCCGTATTTATACTTCAATTGGGCATGCTTTTCGAATATCATTAGCGAACTTTTTCCCTTTAGATATCCCATGAACGTTGAGACTGCAATTTTCGGCGGAATCGCTACCAGCATGTGGACATGATCGGGCATCATGTGACCTTCTATAATCTCTACTCCTTTGTACTTACACAAACGTTTGAAGATTTCGATTAAATCTCTTCTTACTTGATTATAAATTTCTTTCCGTCTATA is part of the Paenibacillus algicola genome and harbors:
- the tnpA gene encoding IS200/IS605 family transposase encodes the protein MATKSYSLAHTKWMCKYHIVFTPKYRRKEIYNQVRRDLIEIFKRLCKYKGVEIIEGHMMPDHVHMLVAIPPKIAVSTFMGYLKGKSSLMIFEKHAQLKYKYGNRKFWAEGYYVSTVGLNEATVRKYIREQEAHDQAVDKLSVKEYEDPFSSNRSKKK